One Saccharomyces eubayanus strain FM1318 chromosome XVI, whole genome shotgun sequence DNA segment encodes these proteins:
- the ALE2 gene encoding Ale2p — protein sequence MNVLLTLPQPELFKTTVIPCLVKHNLIKSEAILSNLHSIFYVAIFYHIWFLFGKWILFPPLVRWKLNYDQVHGEKKDEKVSPERQAQHYKKKSTSLINQSSVHLISLLQSIVVLYYSLKFLLDPKASAEPYQTSHSRVFAETRDTQVICIFAIGYFVWDIYISTMYSTFPFVVHGIISTVVFCIGLKPYIQYYAPVFLMFELSNPSLNFRWFGIKFLPHKSKFCSLMLLLNNMALMVIFFVARIAWGWYQIGKLSYDFYQVRNEPGFAVFDTIVILAGNFVLDVLNVIWFSTMVSVAAKVFKKGKAEDKVTKTEK from the coding sequence atgaatgtCCTATTGACGCTTCCTCAGCCGGAATTATTTAAGACGACGGTGATTCCGTGTTTGGTGAAACACAATCTGATCAAGTCGGAAGCAATTCTCTCCAACTTACATTCGATTTTTTACGTCGCTATATTTTACCATATCTGGTTCCTTTTCGGTAAGTGGATCCTATTCCCACCGCTGGTTAGATGGAAACTGAACTACGATCAAGTGCATGGcgaaaagaaagatgagAAGGTTAGTCCTGAACGTCAAGCTCAAcattacaagaagaaaagcacCTCTTTGATCAACCAAAGTTCCGTTCACTTGATATCTCTTCTACAAAGCATAGTGGTTTTATACTACTCATTGAAGTTCTTACTAGATCCAAAGGCGTCAGCCGAGCCCTATCAAACTTCACATTCTCGAGTATTTGCAGAAACCAGAGACACCCAAGTCATCTGTATTTTCGCCATTGGTTACTTCGTTTGGGACATTTACATCTCCACCATGTATTCCACCTTTCCCTTTGTTGTCCACGGAATCATCTCCACAGTGGTGTTCTGCATCGGATTGAAACCGTACATCCAGTACTATGCTCCTGTGTTCTTGATGTTCGAATTGTCGAACCCCTCCTTGAACTTCAGATGGTTCGGTATCAAATTCTTACCCCACAAAAGTAAATTCTGCTCCTTaatgctgctgctgaaCAATATGGCCCTCATggtcatcttcttcgtggCCAGAATCGCCTGGGGGTGGTACCAAATTGGGAAGCTATCCTACGACTTCTACCAGGTGCGCAACGAACCCGGATTTGCTGTCTTCGACACCATCGTCATCCTCGCAGGTAATTTTGTCCTGGACGTCTTAAACGTAATCTGGTTCTCTACCATGGTCTCTGTAGCTGCAAAGGTCTTTAAGAAGGGGAAAGCCGAAGACAAAGTCACTAAGACTGAGAAATGA
- the RGC1 gene encoding Rgc1p encodes MSDYFTFPKQDSGDVTKQSGTPCSTRNSSRNLELPKNYRSFGGSNDELASMYSGDSQYLMDMIPDSLTLRNVPTFGSPANLSPSDGPDAKDGSDVKLDDYILPKSDLRSPYHVNVPIPKKAPKGEGKVKIKPKAKDKAETSDLEAESAFEDSPEFVREFPTDILVDRFHKWKKILKSLIAYFREAAYSQEQIARINYQLKNSVKFAFLTDLEEGSNKLVDPTVSKVPAKKPQPVPLALKKNDNKLQLDVEEPQPVQPELPEQVTSASSGFMKFGSGSIQDIQVILKKYHLSLGNQQYKISKEIVASLVPKLAGLRKDLSAKIKEIKELNGDFRTNIGEHVKITSRLLNKYIASVKFVDRTCDADNKQKEKLKPKHDPYLLKLQLDLQLKRQLLEENYLQEAFVNLQTAALQLEKIVYSKIQCALQRYSALIDSEARLMIKNVCHELQQGILSRPPALEWDNFVAHHPTCLMNLKSNDPLPQPRKLSDIVYPNMKSPLAKCIRVGYLFKRSESSKGFTKGYFVLTTNYLHEFKSSDFFLENKPLRSKNKATEYSSNSSADKNGTANGNQPSSNGTQDLKLTKTRKGMTSSNLYPVSSLSLNDCSFIESTDMIFTLRGYANYHFSEDPSLTTDSSAVSNASTLSTKKNKHQRTPSTLSIVSVPKFLKGSSKSKEQKKVKGNSSETKDSSINNKTNKDKNVEWTFKICFASSEPTPEELKTFKKWVQDMKSLTSFNNTLERSNFIEEKVLKSRSYNSGKNSQSSKLTTATTAVESFVNLSEKATPSSSVYMLNTKRANRPRYIDINGANTNAGAMNSVYRSKVNTPAIDDNGNLAIVGERKNSAPQNAMSSAFTMPSSSPHSPRSGTHNLYHHSADNLAASPTQKVSPFGEVPQVAVTSHGTEAIISASAYSDDSHKSSRASSVPSIVNQRRTSLPSLLKNVPGSSPSCVPLDGNANGYFGIPLNCNSESRRGSELSAFENQSPLYEEGRSQNFSNSRRSSAGYMPQQYPPKVKLNDSELNHTNPGMSQSNPDSNHSPKSKDIKPPYNSLKKTSSAGNVPLVRTESNEKPFYSNKNRSSNSVSVSKNEATKTHPIRTHRKNISFGSLNSVMNNKKNSSQASEKSRRTSSTGIEEADEEEDHIKLNQSLYS; translated from the coding sequence ATGTCCGACTATTTCACGTTCCCCAAGCAGGATAGCGGTGACGTGACGAAACAGTCGGGGACTCCGTGCTCTACTCGGAACTCTTCAAGGAATTTGGAGCTGCCGAAGAATTACCGATCCTTCGGGGGCAGTAACGATGAGCTGGCGTCTATGTACTCCGGGGATTCTCAGTATCTGATGGATATGATACCTGACTCCTTAACGCTTAGAAATGTGCCCACATTCGGAAGTCCGGCCAATCTCTCACCGTCCGATGGACCGGATGCCAAGGATGGCTCGGATGTAAAGCTCGATGACTATATACTTCCTAAGTCAGACCTCAGATCACCTTATCATGTCAACGTGCCTATCCCTAAGAAAGCGCCCAAGGGAGAGGGGAAGGTGAAGATCAAACCAAAGGCTAAGGATAAGGCTGAAACATCCGATCTGGAGGCGGAAAGCGCTTTTGAAGATTCCCCGGAATTTGTTAGGGAATTTCCGACCGATATTTTGGTCGATAGATTCCACAAGTGGAAGAAAATACTTAAAAGTTTGATCGCTTACTTCAGAGAAGCTGCCTATTCTCAAGAACAGATTGCAAGAATCAATTACCAATTAAAGAATTCTGTGAAATTCGCTTTCCTCACGGATTTGGAAGAAGGATCGAACAAGCTGGTCGATCCAACTGTCTCGAAGGTGCCTGCCAAGAAACCTCAGCCGGTCCCTTTGGctctcaaaaaaaatgacaacaaACTTCAGTTAGATGTGGAGGAGCCACAACCCGTTCAGCCAGAACTCCCAGAGCAAGTAACATCTGCCTCTTCTGGTTTCATGAAGTTTGGATCTGGATCCATTCAAGATATTCAGgtcattttgaaaaaataccaTTTATCTTTGGGTAATCAACAATACAAGATTTCAAAGGAGATAGTAGCGTCTCTTGTTCCCAAACTGGCAGGACTGCGTAAGGACTTGAGCGctaaaattaaagaaatcaaagaattaaaCGGCGATTTCAGGACTAATATAGGTGAACATGTCAAAATAACAAGTAGGCTTTTGAACAAGTATATTGCCTCGGTGAAATTTGTTGATAGAACATGTGACGCggataataaacaaaaggaaaaactaAAACCAAAGCACGACCcatatcttttgaaactgcAACTTGATTTACaattgaaaagacaatTGCTGGAAGAAAACTACCTTCAAGAAGCGTTTGTGAATCTGCAGACAGCTGCACTGCAATTGGAGAAAATAGTTTACTCGAAAATCCAATGTGCCTTACAGCGCTACTCTGCCTTAATTGATTCGGAAGCACGTTTAATGATCAAAAATGTGTGCCATGAATTGCAGCAAGGTATTTTATCCAGACCACCGGCGCTAGAGTGGGATAATTTCGTCGCTCATCATCCAACTTGCTTGATGAATCTAAAATCGAATGACCCGTTACCACAACCCAGAAAACTATCTGACATTGTTTATCCCAACATGAAATCGCCGTTGGCCAAATGTATCAGAGTGGGATATCTATTCAAGAGATCAGAATCATCGAAGGGTTTTACAAAGGGTTATTTTGTGTTGACTACAAACTACCTCCACGAATTTAAAAGCAGCGATTTCTTTCTAGAGAACAAGCCCCTTCGTTCAAAAAACAAGGCCACTGAATACTCTAGCAATAGCTCTGCCGATAAAAACGGCACTGCTAATGGTAATCAGCCATCCAGTAATGGGACgcaagatttgaaattaaCCAAAACTAGGAAGGGAATGACTTCGTCCAACCTATATCCAGTGTCCAGTTTATCTTTGAACGATTGTAGCTTCATTGAAAGTACTGACATGATCTTCACTTTAAGAGGATATGCCAATTATCACTTTTCGGAGGATCCATCACTTACAACAGATTCAAGTGCCGTTTCTAATGCAAGTACACTGtctacaaagaaaaataagcaTCAACGGACGCCTTCTACTCTTTCAATTGTGTCCGTTCCAAAATTCTTGAAGGGCTCATCTAAgtcaaaagaacaaaaaaaggttAAGGGAAACTCTTCGGAAACTAAGGACTCTAGCATTAATAACAAGACAaataaagacaaaaatgttgaatggactttcaaaatttgttttgCTAGTTCTGAACCAACTCCTGAAGAATTAAAgacttttaaaaaatggGTCCAAGATATGAAATCCCTTACAAGCTTTAACAATACTTTGGAGAGATCCaactttattgaagaaaaggtgTTGAAAAGTAGAAGTTACAATAGTGGGAAGAACTCCCAAAGCTCCAAACTCACCACGGCTACTACAGCAGTAGAGAGCTTTGTTAACCTCTCTGAAAAGGCAACgccatcttcttctgtcTATATGCTAAACACTAAGAGGGCAAACCGTCCTCGGTATATTGATATCAATGGTGCAAATACGAATGCGGGTGCTATGAACTCTGTATATAGGTCAAAAGTCAATACTCCAGCCATTGATGATAACGGTAATCTAGCCATAGTaggagaaagaaaaaacagtGCTCCGCAAAATGCCATGAGTTCCGCATTCACAATGCCTTCCTCATCGCCTCATTCGCCTCGTTCTGGGACACATAACCTTTACCACCATTCAGCTGACAATTTGGCAGCTTCTCCTACCCAAAAGGTATCGCCTTTTGGAGAAGTACCTCAGGTAGCCGTTACCAGTCACGGAACGGAAGCGATCATTTCAGCAAGTGCGTATTCTGATGACAGTCATAAATCATCTCGTGCTTCCAGTGTTCCTTCGATTGTCAATCAGCGAAGGACATCTTTACCATCattattaaaaaatgtacCTGGTAGTTCACCCAGTTGTGTGCCACTGGACGGCAATGCAAACGGATATTTTGGAATACCACTGAACTGTAATTCAGAGTCAAGAAGAGGATCCGAACTCTcagcttttgaaaaccagTCGCCTTTGTATGAAGAAGGTAGAAGTCAAAATTTCAGCAACTCTCGTAGAAGCTCTGCCGGCTATATGCCCCAGCAGTATCCTCCAAAGGTGAAGCTGAATGATTCGGAATTAAATCACACCAACCCAGGTATGTCGCAATCAAATCCGGATTCAAACCACTCACCGAAATCTAAAGATATTAAACCACCTTACAACAGCCTGAAGAAGACATCTAGTGCCGGAAACGTTCCACTAGTGCGTACCGAATCTAATGAAAAAcctttttattcaaataaaaacagAAGTAGTAATAGTGTATCTGTGTCTAAGAATGAGGCTACGAAGACGCATCCAATAAGAACGCACAGAAAGAACATCTCATTTGGTTCTTTGAACAGCGTAatgaacaacaagaagaattcAAGCCAAGcttctgaaaaaagtagaagaaCTTCATCTACCGGtattgaagaagcagatgaagaagaggacCATATCAAGCTGAATCAATCCTTATATTCTTAG
- the RRG8 gene encoding Rrg8p translates to MGLAESLYQKLLINVPKKGVKVGCNRHIKHVSPIVTNFEKWSDKRKKLYFKDEKEMMEKNNLGNFDLENNVYGRLLASPMRAEKISKLKSCRELLIPLKVIPMVGNDQHAENSMLKLAPILDYSKPYKSSYILNSASIVRDNLAAATSWFPLSILQGSASRKLVVNTATFLSEYDVQLRELIISRLSEIKSVGPSSKDSVLLIYNETSTIPIEVQRVKGADGLEFTQSIFNLGCLQTFASEPMINKDVIKEGIYLDANNDKDLIKHLYRFVLFSLG, encoded by the coding sequence ATGGGTTTGGCAGAATCACTGTACCAAAAGCTACTTATAAATGTCCCAAAGAAGGGCGTCAAAGTAGGCTGTAACCGACATATTAAGCATGTTTCTCCAATTGTTACGAACTTCGAAAAATGGTCTGATAAGCGGAAAAAGTTATACTTTAAAGATGAGAAGGAAATgatggaaaagaataatttGGGGAATTTTGATCTGGAAAATAATGTGTACGGCAGGCTCTTAGCGTCCCCAATGAGGGCAGAAAAGATCTCAAAACTTAAATCTTGTAGAGAGTTACTAATTCCATTAAAAGTAATACCAATGGTTGGAAATGATCAGCATGCTGAAAACAGCATGCTAAAACTGGCACCCATACTAGATTATTCCAAACCGTACAAAAGTTCATACATATTGAATTCAGCTTCTATTGTGCGGGACAATTTAGCAGCTGCAACATCTTGGTTCCCACTTTCAATATTACAAGGTTCCGCCTCGAGAAAACTTGTTGTGAATACGGCAACATTCCTATCAGAATACGACGTTCAACTGCGGGAACTTATAATATCAAGACTTtcagaaataaaaagcGTTGggccttcttcaaaagacaGTGTTCTACTTATATATAACGAAACAAGCACAATACCAATTGAAGTACAACGTGTTAAAGGTGCCGATGGATTGGAATTTACGCAGTCGATTTTCAACCTGGGATGTCTTCAAACGTTTGCATCAGAACCAATGATAAATAAAGACGTAATTAAGGAGGGTATTTACCTGGACGCCAACAATGACAAGGACCTCATCAAACACCTTTACAGGTTTGTATTGTTCTCGCTCGGGTAG